The sequence CGGCGCCGTCCACCGCGGCGAAGGTCACCACGTTGCGCGGGAACTCGCGCATCAGGTACGACCCCGGCGTCCACGACGGCATCACCAGCCGGGCGGGCGCGGTCACGCCCTCGGCCTGGACGTCGACCAGGAAATGGTGGGTCTGCGGCTCGGGAAAGGCCAGCCGGTAGGTGATGGGCATCAGCGGCGGCCGCGGCGCGGCTTGTTCTTGCGCTTGCGCCCGCGCCACACCAGCGCGGCCGCCGCGCCGGTGGCGATCCCCGCGCCGATGGCGGCGGGGTTCAGGAAGCGGCCCACGCCCGACTCCTTCAGAATGCTGCCGGCCATGAACACCACGTTGGCGGGGCGCTCGGCCAGGCGGCGCATCAGGTACGGGTACCAGCTGTCGCCGAAGGGAACGTAGACGCGCACGTTGTATCCCTCCTCGCGCAGCCGCGTCTGGATGTCGCGGCGCACGCCGTACAGCATCTGGAACTCGAAGCTGTCCTTGCCGATCCCCTTCTCGAACACGAAGCGGCGGGCGTGGTCGATGATGGCCTCGTCGTGCGTGGCGATGGCCGGGTACTTCCCCGCCTCGAGCAGGCGCTCCATCTCCTCGATGTAGGCCCGGTCGGTGTCGGCCTTGTCGGGAAAGGCCAGGTCGTCGGGCTCCTTGTACGCGCCCTTCACCAGCCGCACGCGCGAGCCCAGGGCGATCAGGCGTTCCAGGTCGTCGGGGGTGCGGCGGAGGTAGCTCTGCAGCACGGTGCCGGTGTTGTGGAAGCCGTCGGCCCACAGCTGCTCGACCAGCGCCACGGTGCGCTCGGTGTACGCCGTGCTCTCCATGTCCAGGCGGACGAAGACCTCGCCGTCGCCGTCGCCCAGCTCGCGGGCGCGCTGCAGCACCATCTCCACGTTGGCGCGGCAGAAGTCCTCGTCCAGGTCCAGCCCCAGCTGCG comes from Longimicrobium sp. and encodes:
- a CDS encoding proline dehydrogenase family protein, with the translated sequence MLKESLLLLSESSAAKSVITRAPVSRAFAMRFVAGDTLEDAVQAARALNAAGLAASLDFLGESVKTREEAEAATDMIIRILETISRTGIEANVSVKPTQLGLDLDEDFCRANVEMVLQRARELGDGDGEVFVRLDMESTAYTERTVALVEQLWADGFHNTGTVLQSYLRRTPDDLERLIALGSRVRLVKGAYKEPDDLAFPDKADTDRAYIEEMERLLEAGKYPAIATHDEAIIDHARRFVFEKGIGKDSFEFQMLYGVRRDIQTRLREEGYNVRVYVPFGDSWYPYLMRRLAERPANVVFMAGSILKESGVGRFLNPAAIGAGIATGAAAALVWRGRKRKNKPRRGRR